ccagaacgcaagccgggcccaacgttgcttaactttggtgatctgacgagaaccggtgtttcaacgcagtatggccgtatatgTAATGCTTATTCTTAGCaaatatattaattgatttattaatgtaatatCATCGATCAGTagtttaatgaataataattgattaCAAATCAATATTCATATAGTTGTTACAACTTTTTCAATATGACACCAATACGCTGCGCAATGTAATATACTTTTATTCGATAAACATAAACAATAGGTGGCGCTGTTTGAATTACTGTAAACAAACGTGATATTATGGCTAGCGAGAGTGACACATATTCGTTTATACGAAAGTTACGTAAGAAATTGCGACAAATTGAACGTTTAGAAACAGTCAATAGAGTTTTAACGGACGAAGAAAAGCTAAAGGTTTGTTTCTGTGTATTAACACTTCAAATTACTGTAGTTTTATTAGCTCAATCGCATGATTATGTTTGGCTAGGCCGGCCTTCTGTGCTGAATTTGCAAACTTGACCTGATGGCATTGACGTTTTCCGCTTGAACCTGTTTGAAAGTTTTTGTGGCTTGCGGGCTAGCTTAGGTCTACAGTACATTGTTGGGTTATTATTGTTGTCCGTAGTAAGctaaaaatgatttaattttaaGGTTTTACAAAGTATAGGCCTCTAACTTGTTAATTgcaattttattaataattaggtTTCACGTAAAGAAGATTTAAGAAATACACTCCATGAGAAATTATCAGAACTTGGTGATGAATCCTTCGAGGAAAACAACTTTTCATTTGAAACTCAACAATCAAGTTTTGAAAGTGCTGCAGTTGATGATTTATTGAACAATTCAGAAGAACAAACACGATTAAAAGACTGTTCGGAAGAAGTAAAAGAATTTGAGATGAAAAGAAAAGCAAATGAAGATGAAGAGGAGGAGTCTGAAAATGAGGAGACGGTTTCGAGACTGGATGAAAGAATTCCTCCGAAGGTTTCTAAAACTGGAGATGGTGCCGGAGAAAATAAAGTGCCCTCACCATCTACAGCGAAAGCAGAACTATTGACATTAAAACAAAGAAAGGAAAGTCCTTCACCTAAACAAGGTAAATAACAGTCCAGTCaaaaatttaaagaatttaacTTGACTGAAGTACATACTGACTCGCCCCCATTTAAGATAACTTCTATGTTCACATTCAGTGGCATCACTACTGTAGTACTGGTTGAAGTGAACCATCTTCACAGAGACGTCCCTGGTAGCCATTGACatgaagttggcatttggatttactacttttaaatgtttttggcACATGTgcttattgttaaaaattaatgttaccTTATCTACAGCTTCAGAAACCAGCAAACCCGGAAAGACTAATTCACAGACAACTAAATTTTCAAAATCAACTTCTCAATCATCATCCAAGCCAGGTTCGCCAGCGTCCATATGGGCAACAGCCAAGTTTTCCGTCCATGTTTTCGAAGGACACAACGATCTCATTGGTGCTGTGGACTGTTTAGGAGATACCATTATATCTGGAGGGTATGTAAATTGTTTAGAAAGATATTGTTAATTGTTAAATGGAGATACTATTATATTACAAGAGTAGGTGTTGTGTGTATTTAATTGtgtttacaatttatattatatagtcGAGATACTATGGTGAAAATCTGGAACATGGAGAACAAGGAAGAACAGCATAGTTTTGGAGGTCATACGGGTACTGTGACCTCAGTTAAGCTGCTAGATTCAATAGAAAATCGCAGGCTTGGTGAGTAgaaacagggagttgtaaaatcaacaactccctggtagaaccaagtacagtatttatacttTAGGCCCACCTCAAAATTGGTAGTAATTCTTATACAAATGATCAATATGGAATctttaatcttttatttatgtaattaatttttaaatgattttgtttCATTAGAAAATGTTGTAGATGATTTACCTGAAGGCTGTCAACTTGCACTAAGTAGTTCGCTGGACTGTTCCATTAAGCTCTGGTGTATTTCATCTGCTACAATGGTACGGTCCATGTACACGTACAATCCTGTAACATGTATGGGCTACTTTCCTGGTGTAGGATACATTGTCTCGGGCTCCGGTAAGGATAAgttaacaaattaattacaatctATAATTCAAGAAATGACCAACTATAAGTAgctttaaatattattgtaatgcTTTGTAATGGccatatatatttaatattaacctTTTTCTGTAGATGGTGGTAAAGTGGAATTGTGGGATATTGAATCTGGAAACAACTTATTTTCAACATTAGCACATGATTCTGTGACGTGTATTTGGGTAAGTGTCCAACAAACCAAAGCAATAATCAATTGACTACACAGCTTTCGAGTCGCAAAGTCattttgcacatgctcagaatCATGAATATTAAACACCTCCTTTGTCATATTTGAAATGGTTTAGAATTTGCTACTTTGGCGTTCCATACTTGCAATGTGTAAATACTGAGAAAACATTATTTCctaatattgaaatatttattaattatttattaggtTGATGGCAGTCATGCATTTACTGGAGCAGAAGAAGGCATTATAAAGGTTTGGGAACTGCGTGAAAAGTCATTAGTGACTTTATACAGCTCGGAAAACATTGAATTAGCGCCCTCTAGAAAGCTCTCTGTAGAACCTGTGAAATGCCTTACGTCGTTCAATCAGAAAATATACTACGGAAACGACGGCCAGAATATAAAAGTTTTATCATGGAAAGCAGGTATATATTTACTTGTTGGAGCAATAGAAAGCAGTAttgattaaaattgaaaattgtaTTTGATTGAATTGATATTGATAGCTAAATATTTGCTGgttgtattttttgaaaaatgaggTATGTTCCAACAAATCAAAGTTAATTTACCAAAACATTTGCTTGTTTGTTAGTGTTGTGCTAATTGTTATGccaattatattttgtacatcTTGCAAAAGTTTTCCGGTACAGTAGATATAAAAGTggcaatattaatttaattcatcTCTCCAggtaaattaacaaaattgaaaaacCATACAAGCGATTTTGGGTTAACAGATTCAGTGGCTGTGAAGGATGGCTTGCTGATCTCAACAGGTCTTGATGTAGATAGTGGAAATTCTTTTGTAAATGGTAAGTGAAACCTGCTCTTAAAAGCCTAGCTTTTCTATTTTGAGCCAAAAGAAATCCTCCTGGACGTAAATCCTAATCTAACTTTTCTATTTTTGAGCCAAAACAAACTTCTGGACATAAAGCCTAGCCAAACATTTATATTCTGAGCCAAAGGAAAAACCTCCTGGACATAAAGCCTGGCTCAAATTTTCTATTTTGAGCCAAAACGAATGAACTTCTTCTGGAAGCCAGTTTAGAATagcttttctttttttgtgaaaatacaTTATTGGATAAAGTGTCtcttatatttttgtttttttctttagaaattgttttttttttattttttctatgtAAAGTCAGGTGCcatattttctttgtttcataACCTCAACTTGCACACTCTTTCTAAATTACATTTATgcatctaaataataataaattaaatttataaagcgCTTCATAATTACAGAAACAAActctaaatacattttgttatttttttactta
This is a stretch of genomic DNA from Antedon mediterranea chromosome 3, ecAntMedi1.1, whole genome shotgun sequence. It encodes these proteins:
- the LOC140045289 gene encoding uncharacterized protein codes for the protein MASESDTYSFIRKLRKKLRQIERLETVNRVLTDEEKLKVSRKEDLRNTLHEKLSELGDESFEENNFSFETQQSSFESAAVDDLLNNSEEQTRLKDCSEEVKEFEMKRKANEDEEEESENEETVSRLDERIPPKVSKTGDGAGENKVPSPSTAKAELLTLKQRKESPSPKQASETSKPGKTNSQTTKFSKSTSQSSSKPGSPASIWATAKFSVHVFEGHNDLIGAVDCLGDTIISGGRDTMVKIWNMENKEEQHSFGGHTGTVTSVKLLDSIENRRLENVVDDLPEGCQLALSSSLDCSIKLWCISSATMVRSMYTYNPVTCMGYFPGVGYIVSGSDGGKVELWDIESGNNLFSTLAHDSVTCIWVDGSHAFTGAEEGIIKVWELREKSLVTLYSSENIELAPSRKLSVEPVKCLTSFNQKIYYGNDGQNIKVLSWKAGKLTKLKNHTSDFGLTDSVAVKDGLLISTGLDVDSGNSFVNVRVLPEEIYVATVTDEDVGRIVKIAISKNREGTLRLVTVGSELIVWDLERQKNRNPESISIEFISSLSTKACDTDQDSDSDVSSDEDYGSIRTQRRRSSTNSTKQNPSWSWCSVI